The region CCGGAACACTTTGACGACTGCGGGAGGTATTCGCTTGCCAACATCCTACAACGACTGGCAACACTTGCTGGACGATGTTCGCCGCTGCACCCTGTGTGCCCCCTCACTCCCCCTGGGGCCGCGGCCGGTCCTGCAATTTCACCCGGACGCCCGCATCCTGGTGGCCGCTCAGGCGCCGGGACGGCGGGTGCACGACACCGGGCTGCCGTTCAATGACCCCAGTGGCGACCGGTTGCGGGACTGGATGGGCATCGACCGCGAGACCTTTTACGACCCCACCCAACTGGCCATCATCCCCATGGGCTTCTGTTACCCGGGCAGGGGCCGCTCCGGCGACCTGCCGCCGAGACCCGAGTGCGCCCAAACCTGGCACCACCACCTGCTGGCGAAACTGCCCAACCTGGAATTGACCCTGGTGATCGGCCAATACGCCCACGCCTACCATCTGGGCAAAAGCCGGGGTACCCTGACCCAACGGGTGGCCAACTGGCGGGACTACTGGCCCGATAAGCTGCCCATGCCCCACCCCAGCCCCAGGAACAACCTGTGGTTGCGGCGCAATCCGTGGTTTGAGGCGGAGGTGGTGCCGGCACTGCGGACGCGGGTGGCCGGCCTGTTACACCCATAACCATGGAAATTGGCGCTAAATTGCCTTAGCCTTGAACCCATTCGACGTGCGGAGTTCTAACCGCCTGAGCTACCGGCTTCATCATGATGAGGATTACCATGTTCGATCAACTTCGTCCGGGCTTCTACCGCCAGACTCTCCGTGCCTTGAGCGGCTCGCTGCTCGCCATGCTGTTACTGAACGCTTCCGCCATGGCCGAGACCGAGTCGCCCGCCGAGTCAGCCGCGGCTCCCATTATCAAAAGCCACGCCTTCGCCGCCCGGGGTGAGCCCAAATACGGACCCGACTTCGAGCACTTTGACTACGTCAACCCCGATGCACCCAAAGGGGGACAAATCGTTCTGGCCGAAATCGGTACTTACGACAATTTCAATCGCTATGCCCAGCGGGGCGACCCGGCGGCCATGAGTGGCGAACTGTACGATCCGTTGATGGCGGCCAGCGATGACGAGATTGGCGTCTATTACCCGCTGATCGCCGAAAGCCTTGAATACCCCGAGAACTACGCCTGGGTGATTTTCAATATCAACCCGGAAGCCCGGGATCAGGCCGGAAAACCGGTCACCGCCAAGGATGTGGCCTTCACGTTTGACAAGCTGATGGATCAGGGCGTGCCCTTTGTCAGAAACCACTACAAGAATGTGATTCAGGCGGAAGTGTTGGACGAGCACCGGGTCAAGTTTCATTTTGAAACCCCGAGCCGGGAAGATATACAGAACCTCGTGGATCTGCCGGTATTTCCCTCCCACTACTGGCAGGATCGGGACCTGTCCGAGCCGCTGGACAAGCCACCGGTGGGCAGCGGCCCCTATCGCATCAGTGAGTACAAAATGGGCCAGAGCGTCACCTATGAGCTGGTAGACGATTATTGGGCGGCCGACCTGCCCAGCCGCAAGGGCCTCAATAATTTCAGAACCATGCGCTACGACTATTACCGGGACACCAATGTCGCGCTGGAGGCCTTCAAGGCGGGTGAATACGACTTCCGCCAGGAGAATGTGGCCAAGCAGTGGGCCGAAGATTACGACGTGGCGGCAGTGACCCGCGGCGATATTCAGCGAGACGAGCTGGCTCACGATATTCCCCAGCCCGCCCAGGGGTTTGTCTTCAATATTCAACGCGAGCTGTTTGCCGACCGACGCGTCCGTCAGGCGATCAACTATGCGCTGGATTTCGAATGGATGAACAAAAATCTGTTTTACGATCAGTATCAACGCACCTACAGCTTTTTCCAGAACACGCCCTACATGGCCGAGGGCGAGCCCTCCGAACGGGAGATGAGTATTCTGGAGCCGTTCCGTGATCAGCTTCCGAAAGAAGTGTTCGGCGAGGTCTGGGTGCCCAACCAGACCGATGGCTCGGGCAATATTCGCCCGGCGCTACGCAAAGCCATGGCGCTGCTCAAGGACGCCGGCTGGGAGCTGAAAGACGGCAAAATGGTGCACGGAGAGAGCGGTAAGCCGTTTGAATTTGAACTGCTGATTTACTCCTCTACGGGCGAGCGAATCGGCCTGCCGTTCAAGCGCAACCTGGAGCGTCTGGGCATTACCATGAACCTGCGCCAGGTCGACAGCACCCAGTTTCTGAACCGATTGCGCTCCCGGGATTACGATATGATTTTCCAGGGCTATCGGGCAAACCCTTACCCCCACCCGAATATGCGCATTACCTGGCATTCGGACTATGTGGACTCCACCTATAATCAGGCGGGCGTTCAGGACCCGGTGATTGATGCCCTGATCCGGGGCATTGAGGAGCATCAGCAGGACGACGATATGCTGTTGGCCTATGGCCACGCCTTTGATCGGGTGGCGCGCTGGAACTTTTACCTGGTCCCCCACTGGCACTCCAGCTACTTCCGCATCGCCTACTGGAATCAGTTCGATCGGCCGGAAAAACGGCCCGAATACGCCATCGGCCTGAGTACCTGGTGGTTCGACGACGAAAAAGCGAAGAAACTCACACGCTAGTGCGTCGTTTAACGCGGAGTAAGCTGTTGTGACCGCCTACCTCATTCGCCGGCTGCTGTTGGTCGTTCCCACCCTGCTGGCGATCATCACACTCAATTTTTTTATCGTCCAGGCCGCCCCCGGCGGCCCGGTGGAGCAGATGCTGGCAAGCGCGCTTGACGTCCAAGGCACGGACCTCGATCGGGTCAGTGGCGCCGCATCGGGCGAAGTGGCCCAGAACTCCGGGGACAGCCGAGGGGCCCGCGGCCTGGACCCGGAAGTGATTGCCGAAATCGAACGGCAGTTCGGGTTCGACAAGCCGCTCTGGGAGCGCTACGTCATCATGCTCAAGGACTATCTGGTGTTTGACTTCGGTGACAGCCTGTTTCGGGCCCGCTCGGTGATCGAGCTGGTCATCGAGCGCTTGCCCGTCTCCTTGTCACTCGGGCTGTGGAGCACCCTGTTGATCTATACCATCTCCATTCCTCTGGGCATCCGCAAAGCCGTGCGACATCATTCCCGGTTTGATGTCTGGACCAGTTGGGTGGTGGTCATCGGCAACGCCATTCCGAGCTTTCTGTTTGCGATTCTGTTGATCATCCTGTTTGCCGGCGGCTCCTACTTCAACTGGTTCCCGCTGCGTGGCCTGGTGTCGGAGAACTTTGACGAACTGCTCTGGTACCAGAAGATCCTCGATTACTTCTGGCATATGGCGTTGCCCGTACTGGCGTTGACCATCGGCGGTTTCGCCAGCCTGACGATGCTGACCAAGAACTCGTTTCTGGATGAGATCAATAAACAGTACGTCATGACGGCCAAGGCCAAAGGCGCTACCGAAAAACGTATTCTGTACAAGCACGTATTCCGCAATGCCATGCTGATCGTGATCGCCGGATTCCCCGCCACCTTCATCAGTATGTTTTTTGCCGGATCGCTGCTGATTGAGGTGATTTTCTCCCTCGAGGGACTGGGCCTGCTCGGATTTGAGTCCACCTTACAGCGGGACTATCCGGTGATGTTCGGCACCCTGTACATTTTTGGCCTGCTGGGATTGTTGATCGGGATTATCAGTGACCTGGCTTACACCTGGGTGGACCCCCGCATTGATTTTGAATCCCGTTAGGAGTTGCGCTTGACCATGACCCCACTCAATCAAGAGCGTTGGCATCGGTTTCGCAACAACCGGCGCGGCTACTGGAGCTTGTGGATTTTTCTGGCGCTGTTCGCCGTGAGCCTGCTGTCTGACCTGATTGCCAATGAAAAGCCCATCCTCATCAGTTTTGAGGACGAGCTTTATTTTCCGCTTTTGAACGATTACACCGAACTGGAATTCGGTGGCGACTTCGCCGTCAACGCCGATTACCGGGACCCCTACATCGCCGGGTTGATCAACGACGAAGGCTGGATGCTCTGGCCCCTGATCCGTTTCAACTACCGTACCATCAACTACGACTTGCCCACACCAGCGCCCAGCCCACCGACCGGCGAAAACTGGCTCGGCACCGATGATCAAGGCCGGGACATCGTCGCCCGCCTGCTGTACGGCTTTCGCATCTCCGTGGTATTCGGTCTGATCCTGACCGTGCTGACCTCGGTTGTCGGCATTGCGGCCGGTGCCGTGCAGGGTTTCTACGGGGGCAAAATTGATCTGTTCGGGCAGCGCCTGCTGGAGGTCTGGTCCAGCGTGCCCACACTGTTCGTGC is a window of Marinimicrobium sp. C6131 DNA encoding:
- a CDS encoding uracil-DNA glycosylase family protein — translated: MPTSYNDWQHLLDDVRRCTLCAPSLPLGPRPVLQFHPDARILVAAQAPGRRVHDTGLPFNDPSGDRLRDWMGIDRETFYDPTQLAIIPMGFCYPGRGRSGDLPPRPECAQTWHHHLLAKLPNLELTLVIGQYAHAYHLGKSRGTLTQRVANWRDYWPDKLPMPHPSPRNNLWLRRNPWFEAEVVPALRTRVAGLLHP
- a CDS encoding microcin C ABC transporter permease YejB — translated: MTAYLIRRLLLVVPTLLAIITLNFFIVQAAPGGPVEQMLASALDVQGTDLDRVSGAASGEVAQNSGDSRGARGLDPEVIAEIERQFGFDKPLWERYVIMLKDYLVFDFGDSLFRARSVIELVIERLPVSLSLGLWSTLLIYTISIPLGIRKAVRHHSRFDVWTSWVVVIGNAIPSFLFAILLIILFAGGSYFNWFPLRGLVSENFDELLWYQKILDYFWHMALPVLALTIGGFASLTMLTKNSFLDEINKQYVMTAKAKGATEKRILYKHVFRNAMLIVIAGFPATFISMFFAGSLLIEVIFSLEGLGLLGFESTLQRDYPVMFGTLYIFGLLGLLIGIISDLAYTWVDPRIDFESR
- a CDS encoding extracellular solute-binding protein, which codes for MFDQLRPGFYRQTLRALSGSLLAMLLLNASAMAETESPAESAAAPIIKSHAFAARGEPKYGPDFEHFDYVNPDAPKGGQIVLAEIGTYDNFNRYAQRGDPAAMSGELYDPLMAASDDEIGVYYPLIAESLEYPENYAWVIFNINPEARDQAGKPVTAKDVAFTFDKLMDQGVPFVRNHYKNVIQAEVLDEHRVKFHFETPSREDIQNLVDLPVFPSHYWQDRDLSEPLDKPPVGSGPYRISEYKMGQSVTYELVDDYWAADLPSRKGLNNFRTMRYDYYRDTNVALEAFKAGEYDFRQENVAKQWAEDYDVAAVTRGDIQRDELAHDIPQPAQGFVFNIQRELFADRRVRQAINYALDFEWMNKNLFYDQYQRTYSFFQNTPYMAEGEPSEREMSILEPFRDQLPKEVFGEVWVPNQTDGSGNIRPALRKAMALLKDAGWELKDGKMVHGESGKPFEFELLIYSSTGERIGLPFKRNLERLGITMNLRQVDSTQFLNRLRSRDYDMIFQGYRANPYPHPNMRITWHSDYVDSTYNQAGVQDPVIDALIRGIEEHQQDDDMLLAYGHAFDRVARWNFYLVPHWHSSYFRIAYWNQFDRPEKRPEYAIGLSTWWFDDEKAKKLTR
- a CDS encoding ABC transporter permease; this translates as MTMTPLNQERWHRFRNNRRGYWSLWIFLALFAVSLLSDLIANEKPILISFEDELYFPLLNDYTELEFGGDFAVNADYRDPYIAGLINDEGWMLWPLIRFNYRTINYDLPTPAPSPPTGENWLGTDDQGRDIVARLLYGFRISVVFGLILTVLTSVVGIAAGAVQGFYGGKIDLFGQRLLEVWSSVPTLFVLIIIASFVPPSFWILLGILLLFGWMALVGVVRAEFLRARNFDYVQAARALGVSDRALMFRHLLPNAMVATVTFLPFIMVGSITSLTALDFLGFGLPPGSPSLGEMVSQGKNNLHAPWIGLSVFVVLSVLLTLLVFVGEAARDALDPNRTR